In the genome of Arthrobacter sp. PAMC25284, the window CTGCCGGCATCGAAGCCGGAGGTCCTGCAGGGGATATTGCCGGCGCGGAAGTCCAGCCGGCACTGGCCGCAGCAGGTTTCGAGCTGGCAGGGGCCACACGGGATGCGGGCGACCGTGGCTGATGCCGGGGCGCGCATCACCGTGGCCTTGGTGGATGACCAGCCCTTGTTCCGGGCGGGCATTCGCATGCTGATAGAAAGCCAGGCGGACTTGGAACTTTCGGGGGAGGCCGGCGACGGGAAAGACGCGGTGACCCTGGCCATCGAACGGCGCCCGGACGTCATGCTGATGGACCTGCGGATGCCGGTCATGGATGGTGTCGAAGCCACCCGGCGGATCGTGCAGCAGGCCGCGGCGGCCGGAACCGACAAGCCAAAGATCATCGCGTTGACCACGTTCAACAGGGATCAGGCCGTGGTCCAGGCCGTGCAGGCCGGGGCGAGCGGGTATCTGCTCAAGAGTGCGGAACCGGAATTCCTGCTGGCGGCGATCCGGACCGTCCACTCCGGCTACTCCGTCATCGCCCCAGGGTCCATCCATTCTCTCTTCGAGCATGCTGCCCGCAACGTTCCCGCTACCGGTCCGGACTTGTCCGTACTTAACGTCCTGTCCGTGCGGGAGCGTGACGTCTTTCTGCTCGCGGCTAAAGGCCTCAGCAATGGCGAAATGGCGCAGAGCCTGTTCGTCTCCGAAGCCACCATCAAAAC includes:
- a CDS encoding response regulator transcription factor, with translation MRATVADAGARITVALVDDQPLFRAGIRMLIESQADLELSGEAGDGKDAVTLAIERRPDVMLMDLRMPVMDGVEATRRIVQQAAAAGTDKPKIIALTTFNRDQAVVQAVQAGASGYLLKSAEPEFLLAAIRTVHSGYSVIAPGSIHSLFEHAARNVPATGPDLSVLNVLSVRERDVFLLAAKGLSNGEMAQSLFVSEATIKTHLRSVLDKLELRTRLQLVAFAHERRLLGT